A stretch of the Aggregatibacter sp. HMT-949 genome encodes the following:
- a CDS encoding DeoR/GlpR family transcriptional regulator, whose translation MKQSLRHQKIIDLVNQYGYLSTEDLVSRLEVSPPTVRRDLNILAELDLIRRHHGGAASPSSAENSDYIHRKQFFSSQKNRIAQEVVKFIPNGASLFIDIGTTPEAVANALLNHERLRIVTNNLNAAHLLRQNESFDITMAGGSLRMDGGIIGEATVNFISQFRLDFGILGISAIDADGSLLDYDYHEVQVKRAIIESSRQTLLVTDHSKFTRQAIVRLGELSDVEYLFTDEEPLTISQYLQNVQTKLVLCK comes from the coding sequence ATGAAACAATCTCTTCGTCATCAAAAAATTATCGATCTGGTCAATCAATACGGCTATTTGAGCACGGAAGATTTGGTTAGCCGATTGGAAGTCAGCCCGCCAACCGTTCGTCGGGATTTGAATATTCTGGCGGAACTGGATTTGATCCGCCGTCATCATGGCGGCGCGGCTTCGCCTTCTTCGGCGGAAAATTCCGATTATATCCATCGCAAACAATTTTTCTCTTCGCAAAAAAACCGCATTGCACAAGAGGTGGTGAAATTTATTCCGAACGGTGCTTCCTTATTTATCGACATCGGCACTACGCCGGAAGCCGTGGCGAATGCATTGCTTAATCACGAACGTTTACGCATTGTTACCAATAACCTTAATGCCGCCCATTTGTTGCGTCAAAATGAAAGTTTTGACATTACGATGGCGGGTGGATCGTTGCGTATGGATGGCGGTATTATTGGTGAAGCAACGGTGAATTTTATTTCTCAGTTCCGTTTGGATTTCGGTATTCTCGGCATTAGCGCCATTGATGCTGACGGCTCGCTACTGGATTACGATTACCACGAGGTGCAAGTAAAACGCGCGATTATCGAGAGCTCGCGGCAAACCTTGTTGGTCACCGACCATTCCAAATTTACCCGCCAGGCTATCGTACGTTTAGGCGAATTAAGCGATGTAGAATATTTATTCACTGACGAAGAACCGCTTACGATTAGTCAATATTTACAAAACGTGCAAACCAAATTGGTGTTGTGCAAATAA
- a CDS encoding rhomboid family intramembrane serine protease, giving the protein MQRIDLSRYFTPLHIITALCAAVYLLQQIGFEAPIMQAFHYPLDFQDWQLWRYVTHSLVHLSNVHIVANLAWFWLFGGLIERYFGGLKLCLIFLVSATVSGVVQNYFSGPDFFGLSGVVYAVLGYAFVLDKLQNNIFDLPKGFFTMLLAGLAFGFVSPFFDIYIGNAAHIAGLAVGLTWGFIDSQIRSDRVE; this is encoded by the coding sequence ATGCAAAGAATAGATTTATCGCGTTATTTTACGCCTTTACACATCATTACCGCGCTTTGCGCAGCAGTTTACTTACTGCAACAAATCGGCTTTGAAGCACCGATTATGCAGGCTTTTCATTATCCGCTTGATTTTCAAGATTGGCAGCTTTGGCGTTATGTGACGCACTCGCTGGTTCATTTGTCAAACGTGCATATTGTGGCGAATTTAGCGTGGTTTTGGTTATTCGGCGGGTTGATTGAGCGTTATTTCGGTGGACTTAAGCTGTGTTTGATTTTTCTGGTGTCCGCAACAGTGAGCGGCGTCGTGCAAAATTATTTCTCCGGTCCGGATTTTTTCGGGCTGTCCGGCGTGGTATATGCGGTGTTGGGTTATGCGTTCGTGTTGGACAAACTACAGAATAATATTTTTGATTTGCCTAAAGGCTTTTTTACGATGTTATTGGCGGGATTAGCATTCGGTTTTGTGAGTCCGTTTTTTGATATTTATATTGGCAATGCGGCGCATATTGCAGGCTTGGCGGTTGGGCTTACGTGGGGATTTATCGATAGCCAAATTCGCTCCGATCGGGTAGAGTAG
- the mobA gene encoding molybdenum cofactor guanylyltransferase MobA, whose amino-acid sequence MAITISAVILAGGKARRMGGCDKGLQLLHGKPLIVRVIERLRPQVGEIAINANRNQTEYARFGLPVFADELSDFQGPLSGMSTALTRATTDFVLFTPCDSPFFPENLLVKLKHAVKTERALLAYACDEEREHPTFCLMSVLLKDKLRDYLASGERRLLQFMRENGGVAVRFTENEGRFVNFNTLADLQ is encoded by the coding sequence ATGGCAATCACAATAAGTGCAGTTATTTTGGCAGGCGGCAAGGCGCGCCGCATGGGCGGCTGCGACAAAGGGCTACAACTTTTGCACGGTAAGCCATTAATTGTCCGCGTTATTGAGCGTTTACGTCCGCAAGTCGGTGAGATTGCCATTAATGCTAATCGCAACCAAACGGAATATGCCCGGTTCGGTTTGCCGGTGTTTGCCGATGAATTGTCCGATTTTCAAGGACCACTAAGCGGTATGAGCACCGCATTGACGCGCGCAACCACGGATTTTGTGCTGTTCACGCCGTGCGACAGCCCGTTCTTTCCAGAAAATTTGCTCGTCAAATTAAAACACGCCGTGAAAACCGAACGTGCGTTGCTCGCCTATGCATGCGATGAAGAACGCGAGCATCCGACATTTTGTTTGATGTCCGTGTTGCTGAAAGACAAATTGCGCGATTATCTTGCTTCCGGCGAACGTCGCTTGTTGCAATTTATGCGTGAAAACGGTGGGGTTGCGGTGAGATTTACCGAAAATGAGGGGCGTTTTGTGAATTTTAATACGTTGGCGGATTTGCAATAA
- a CDS encoding YihD family protein → MKCKRLNEVLELLQPYWAEAPDLNLLQILQKIADEAGFNKPLAELSDEVIIYQLKMRGTDKYEPIPGIKKDYEEDFKSALLRARGIIK, encoded by the coding sequence ATGAAATGTAAGCGTTTGAACGAGGTATTAGAACTTTTACAGCCTTATTGGGCTGAAGCGCCCGATTTAAATCTGCTGCAAATTTTGCAAAAAATCGCCGATGAAGCGGGTTTCAATAAACCGCTGGCGGAATTAAGCGATGAAGTGATTATTTATCAATTGAAAATGCGCGGTACCGACAAATACGAACCGATTCCCGGCATTAAAAAAGATTACGAAGAAGATTTTAAAAGCGCGCTTTTAAGAGCGCGCGGTATCATTAAATAA
- a CDS encoding DsbA family protein: protein MKKILFALGLSATTLISANAFAANLQEGKQYIQVSQQAAPQKEVIEFFSFYCPHCYSFEMEYKIPQQVKNSLPEGVAFKQYHVNFLGRQSENLTRAWALAMALGAESKVKAPLFEAAQKDALRSMDDIRAIFLDNGVTAEQFDGGINSFAVNGLVNKQVNAADQFGVRGVPDFYVNGKFRVNPEGLNYDDFVKDYVETVKGLLQK, encoded by the coding sequence ATGAAAAAAATATTATTCGCCTTAGGTTTAAGCGCAACAACTTTAATATCGGCCAACGCGTTCGCAGCCAATTTGCAAGAAGGCAAACAATACATTCAAGTAAGCCAACAAGCGGCACCGCAAAAAGAAGTGATTGAATTTTTCTCGTTCTACTGCCCGCATTGTTATTCCTTTGAAATGGAATACAAAATTCCGCAGCAAGTGAAAAACAGCTTGCCGGAAGGTGTGGCGTTTAAGCAATATCACGTGAATTTTTTAGGCCGCCAATCAGAAAACCTGACTCGCGCTTGGGCCTTGGCGATGGCATTAGGCGCAGAAAGCAAAGTGAAGGCGCCGTTATTTGAAGCCGCGCAAAAAGACGCGTTGCGCTCGATGGACGACATCCGCGCGATTTTCTTGGATAACGGTGTCACCGCCGAACAATTCGACGGCGGCATTAACAGTTTCGCAGTAAATGGCTTGGTAAATAAACAAGTGAACGCGGCGGATCAATTCGGTGTGCGCGGCGTACCTGATTTTTACGTGAACGGCAAATTCCGCGTGAATCCCGAAGGATTGAATTACGACGATTTCGTTAAGGATTACGTGGAAACCGTAAAAGGTTTATTGCAAAAATAA
- a CDS encoding DUF413 domain-containing protein — MAASFSVTRRFFDDKNYPRGFSRHGDYTIKESQVLEQYGQAFKALDLGERKPATKEEKAFVAFCRGERAAETFFEKTWHKYRTHISASKRLYTLSGDVSDAAGGEDYSGE, encoded by the coding sequence ATGGCTGCAAGTTTTAGCGTAACCCGTCGTTTTTTTGACGACAAAAATTATCCGCGCGGATTTTCGCGTCATGGCGATTACACGATTAAAGAATCGCAAGTGCTTGAACAATACGGCCAAGCCTTCAAAGCGTTAGACTTGGGTGAGCGCAAACCGGCGACAAAAGAAGAAAAAGCGTTTGTCGCTTTTTGTCGCGGCGAACGTGCGGCCGAAACCTTCTTTGAAAAAACCTGGCACAAATACCGCACCCACATCAGTGCGAGCAAACGTCTTTACACCTTATCGGGCGATGTAAGTGACGCGGCAGGCGGCGAAGATTATTCCGGCGAATAA
- the trmA gene encoding tRNA (uridine(54)-C5)-methyltransferase TrmA, which translates to MQLPISRYSELLQKKYEKLTALLRPFNAPEIQVFASPPSHYRMRAEFRIWHEQGDFYHIMFDQTTKQRYRIDEFPIAGELINRMMKSLPALLKEQEVLHQKLFQIDYLSTLSNQIIVSLLYHKPLLDEWQRAAKNLKEKLTALGFNLQIIGRASKQKICLERDYADEILSVAGRNYVYRQVENSFTQPNAVVNCKMLEWAIDCTKNSEGDLLELYCGNGNFSIALAQNFRKVLATEIAKPSVAAAQFNIVKNGVENLQIIRMSAEEFTQAINGVREFNRLKGIDLKSYECNTIFVDPPRAGLDSETVKLVRNYDRILYISCNPRTLCDNLVELSKTHRIERAALFDQFPYTDHMESGVWLIRK; encoded by the coding sequence ATGCAACTACCCATATCCCGATACAGCGAACTACTGCAAAAAAAATACGAAAAACTGACCGCACTTTTGCGCCCGTTTAACGCCCCGGAAATTCAAGTTTTCGCCTCTCCGCCCAGCCATTATCGGATGCGGGCAGAATTTCGCATTTGGCACGAACAAGGCGATTTTTATCACATTATGTTTGATCAAACGACCAAACAACGCTATCGCATTGATGAATTTCCGATTGCCGGCGAACTCATCAATCGCATGATGAAAAGCTTACCCGCGTTATTAAAAGAACAAGAAGTGCTGCACCAAAAATTATTCCAAATTGATTATCTCAGCACCTTGAGCAATCAAATCATCGTCAGCCTGTTGTATCACAAGCCGCTTTTAGACGAATGGCAACGGGCGGCAAAAAATTTAAAAGAAAAGTTAACCGCACTTGGTTTTAACCTGCAGATTATCGGTCGCGCCAGTAAACAAAAAATCTGTTTGGAACGCGATTATGCGGACGAAATTTTGTCGGTAGCCGGACGTAATTATGTCTATCGCCAAGTGGAAAACAGCTTCACTCAGCCAAACGCGGTGGTAAACTGCAAAATGTTGGAATGGGCAATTGATTGCACGAAAAACAGTGAAGGCGATTTACTCGAACTTTATTGCGGCAACGGCAATTTTTCCATTGCGCTGGCACAAAATTTCCGCAAAGTTTTGGCAACGGAAATCGCCAAACCGTCGGTGGCAGCCGCGCAATTTAATATCGTGAAAAACGGCGTGGAAAATTTGCAAATCATTCGAATGTCGGCGGAAGAATTCACTCAAGCGATAAACGGCGTGCGTGAATTTAATCGTTTAAAAGGCATTGATTTGAAATCTTACGAGTGCAATACAATTTTTGTGGATCCACCGCGCGCAGGGCTCGATTCGGAAACGGTAAAATTAGTACGAAATTACGATCGCATTTTGTACATTTCTTGCAATCCGCGCACATTGTGCGACAACTTGGTTGAACTGTCGAAAACGCACCGCATTGAAAGGGCGGCATTGTTCGATCAATTCCCTTACACCGATCACATGGAAAGCGGCGTATGGCTAATTCGCAAGTAG
- a CDS encoding class I SAM-dependent methyltransferase has translation MANSQVGIQLISESTEKTLAELVALCAEQHIVHDEQSPLALVQTDQRLELRKLDEPKLGAVYVDFVGGSMAHRRKFGGGRGEAVAKAVGIKGVELPSVIDATAGLGRDAFVLAVLGCQVRLVERHPVVYLLLQDGLNRAYQNAEIGAMLRQNLRLLKVRQINELNPQTDCADVVYLDPMYPHKQKSALVKKEMRVFQYLVGADSDADKLLSPALQLAKKRVVVKRPGYAEYLCKKPPHFSRETKNHRFDIYMGEA, from the coding sequence ATGGCTAATTCGCAAGTAGGGATTCAATTAATTTCGGAATCCACCGAAAAAACGCTCGCCGAATTAGTCGCACTTTGCGCAGAACAACACATTGTTCACGACGAACAAAGCCCGCTGGCGCTTGTTCAAACGGATCAACGTTTAGAATTGCGCAAACTGGACGAGCCAAAACTCGGCGCAGTTTACGTGGATTTTGTCGGCGGAAGCATGGCGCATCGCCGTAAATTCGGTGGCGGGCGCGGTGAAGCGGTGGCCAAAGCGGTGGGCATTAAAGGCGTAGAATTACCGAGTGTGATTGATGCGACAGCCGGCTTAGGACGCGACGCTTTCGTGTTGGCGGTGCTCGGTTGCCAAGTGCGTTTGGTAGAACGTCATCCGGTAGTGTATTTGCTGTTGCAAGACGGTTTAAATCGCGCTTATCAAAACGCAGAAATCGGCGCGATGTTGCGGCAAAATTTACGCTTATTGAAGGTTCGACAGATTAACGAACTCAATCCGCAAACGGATTGTGCCGATGTGGTGTATCTCGATCCGATGTATCCGCACAAACAAAAATCCGCCTTGGTGAAAAAAGAAATGCGCGTGTTTCAATACTTGGTCGGTGCGGATTCAGATGCGGACAAGCTGCTTTCCCCCGCCTTACAATTAGCCAAAAAACGGGTGGTGGTAAAACGTCCGGGCTATGCGGAATATCTTTGCAAGAAACCGCCGCACTTTAGTCGCGAAACAAAAAATCACCGCTTTGATATCTATATGGGGGAAGCCTAA
- a CDS encoding SoxR reducing system RseC family protein translates to MLRENAVVLDYANGIAKVKCQSQSACGQCAAKSGCGGNSLSELNGKRGEHIFSVASLMPLRAGQIVEIGLEEKSMLLSALLTYIVPLAALLFATLFSDRISDNEPLRALIIFLFTACSFVLVKRYDRKFAARTEFKPVLLRILS, encoded by the coding sequence ATGTTACGAGAAAATGCGGTCGTGCTCGACTATGCAAATGGCATTGCCAAAGTGAAATGTCAATCGCAAAGCGCCTGCGGACAATGCGCGGCGAAAAGCGGCTGCGGAGGGAACAGTCTTTCCGAACTCAACGGCAAGCGCGGCGAACATATTTTCAGCGTGGCATCTTTAATGCCGCTACGCGCAGGACAAATCGTCGAAATCGGCTTAGAAGAAAAATCCATGCTGCTTTCCGCCTTGTTGACATATATCGTGCCGCTTGCTGCTTTGTTATTCGCCACCTTATTTTCCGACCGCATCAGCGATAATGAACCGTTGCGTGCGCTCATTATTTTCCTTTTCACCGCGTGTTCTTTTGTATTGGTAAAACGTTACGACAGAAAATTCGCTGCTCGGACTGAATTTAAGCCGGTATTGTTAAGAATACTTTCTTAA
- the mobB gene encoding molybdopterin-guanine dinucleotide biosynthesis protein MobB, with amino-acid sequence MNKQIPLLGITGYSGSGKTTLLEKLIPELIARGLRVSVIKHSHHNAQVDKEGKDSWRMKEAGSAQVIMACDKRWAMMTETPTPVSLHYLATQFDPTLTDLVLVEGFKQEPIPKILLHRQGISKPLPEIDENVLALATDYALETKCTLLDINHISSIADFIEQFLDNAAHT; translated from the coding sequence ATGAACAAACAAATTCCTCTTCTCGGCATCACCGGCTACAGTGGTAGCGGCAAAACCACTTTATTGGAAAAATTAATCCCGGAACTGATTGCGCGCGGACTGCGCGTTTCCGTAATAAAACACAGCCATCACAACGCTCAAGTGGATAAAGAAGGAAAAGACAGCTGGCGGATGAAAGAAGCAGGTTCGGCACAAGTCATTATGGCTTGCGATAAGCGCTGGGCGATGATGACGGAAACGCCAACACCGGTTTCCTTGCATTATCTTGCGACACAATTCGATCCGACACTGACCGACTTGGTTTTAGTCGAAGGCTTTAAACAAGAGCCGATTCCAAAAATTCTTTTACATCGCCAAGGCATAAGCAAACCTTTGCCGGAAATCGATGAAAACGTGTTGGCATTAGCCACTGATTATGCGCTCGAAACCAAATGCACTTTACTGGATATTAACCATATTTCTTCTATTGCCGATTTTATTGAACAATTTCTCGACAATGCAGCCCACACCTGA
- a CDS encoding MFS transporter, with translation MQPTPETKDYRGLARVAAMALFMQSLDATILNTALPAVSADLHESPVEMQMAVIAYSLAVALFIPLTAWVADKFGTLNVFRAAVCVFALGSLFCALSTSLNALVLSRILQGVGGAFMMPVARLAIVQSVPKNHLVNAWNLMATAGLIGPIIGPILGGWLVTNASWHWIFLINLPISIAGMFFAGKVMRNFLNPSIGKLDWSGFLLFALGLSGLTLGLDLMGESRGYPAIAYGALLIGTALLLGYYRYAKKNTYAILPLSLFDTRTFRLGISANLLIRLSSSAVPFLLPLMFQLSFGYSAELSGWLLAPIALMSIIFKTFIGRILNRFGYKNTLIAASFFMTGSIVCLAFLERSTATAWILFNLMWYGACMSMIFTAINTLTVGDLSRAQSGAGSTLLSIVQQVGIGFGIAVSSIILAFYRHRLGNQEGALQTAFSYTFLTSSAFALLLIWILLRLKNGDGDNLRKNR, from the coding sequence ATGCAGCCCACACCTGAAACAAAAGACTACCGCGGCTTAGCCCGAGTTGCGGCAATGGCGCTGTTTATGCAAAGCCTGGACGCAACCATTTTGAACACCGCATTGCCGGCCGTTTCGGCGGACTTACACGAATCGCCGGTAGAAATGCAAATGGCGGTCATTGCTTATTCCTTGGCAGTCGCCTTGTTTATTCCGCTCACCGCTTGGGTGGCGGATAAATTCGGTACGCTCAATGTATTTCGTGCAGCGGTGTGCGTTTTCGCCCTTGGTTCGTTATTTTGCGCGCTTTCGACGAGCTTAAACGCATTAGTACTATCGCGCATTCTGCAAGGCGTTGGTGGCGCATTTATGATGCCGGTGGCGAGACTTGCGATTGTGCAGAGCGTGCCGAAAAACCACCTGGTCAATGCATGGAATTTAATGGCAACCGCCGGCTTAATCGGCCCAATCATCGGCCCGATTCTAGGCGGTTGGTTAGTGACTAACGCCTCGTGGCATTGGATTTTCTTGATCAATTTACCGATTAGCATAGCGGGTATGTTCTTTGCCGGCAAAGTGATGCGTAATTTTTTAAATCCAAGCATCGGTAAATTAGATTGGAGCGGTTTTTTACTGTTTGCCCTCGGTCTAAGCGGACTCACTCTCGGGCTGGATTTAATGGGAGAAAGTCGCGGTTATCCCGCTATCGCTTACGGCGCATTGCTGATCGGCACCGCATTACTACTCGGCTACTATCGCTACGCGAAAAAAAACACGTACGCGATTTTGCCCTTATCCTTATTTGATACTCGTACCTTCCGCCTTGGCATTTCCGCCAATTTACTCATTCGTCTGTCGAGCTCCGCCGTACCTTTTTTGTTGCCGTTAATGTTCCAGCTTTCATTTGGTTATAGCGCCGAACTTTCAGGTTGGTTACTGGCACCGATTGCCTTAATGTCGATCATCTTCAAAACCTTTATCGGGCGTATTTTGAACCGTTTCGGCTATAAAAATACATTAATTGCCGCGTCGTTTTTCATGACCGGATCGATTGTCTGCCTGGCATTTTTAGAGCGATCTACGGCGACGGCCTGGATATTATTCAATTTAATGTGGTACGGTGCTTGTATGTCGATGATTTTCACCGCGATTAACACCCTGACGGTGGGCGATTTGTCCCGCGCCCAATCCGGCGCAGGTTCAACGCTGTTAAGCATAGTACAACAAGTAGGCATCGGTTTCGGTATTGCGGTGTCATCCATTATTTTAGCGTTTTATCGCCATCGTCTCGGCAATCAAGAAGGCGCATTACAAACTGCCTTTAGTTATACTTTTCTCACCTCTTCCGCCTTCGCTCTACTATTAATTTGGATTCTATTGCGCTTAAAAAACGGCGACGGAGATAATTTACGTAAAAATAGATAA
- a CDS encoding TerC/Alx family metal homeostasis membrane protein — protein MQHFGFPLETIIVFFGVVLFSIYIDLISHRHTKEITVKNAAAWSLFWISLALAFYVYLYLRFEPEWANLYLAGYVLEKSLSIDNLMVFVAIFASFGIKARLQHRILYWGILGALIFRAVFVLLGTGLFAASPWVGFAFAAFVLWSGWKMLTARGKDNPEIEDYTHHWSIRLAGKAMPIFPKLLQEKFFVRHAELNAEQISSVTRQGLRYATPAFLCLIAIETSDLAFAFDSVPAVIAVTQEPLLVYAAMIFAILGLRSLYFILAALTKYLAHLEKSVIALLFFIGIKMGIQAWNHAVFDTGIHISANASLFIVLGVLFIGIVASFIFPSKATQ, from the coding sequence ATGCAGCATTTCGGCTTTCCCCTAGAAACCATTATCGTTTTCTTCGGCGTTGTCTTATTTTCGATCTATATTGATTTAATTTCCCATCGCCACACGAAAGAAATTACGGTAAAAAATGCGGCGGCATGGTCGCTTTTTTGGATATCCCTAGCACTGGCTTTTTATGTCTATCTTTATCTTCGTTTCGAACCGGAATGGGCGAATCTTTACTTAGCAGGCTATGTATTGGAAAAAAGTTTATCTATCGATAACTTAATGGTTTTCGTCGCTATTTTCGCCTCTTTCGGTATTAAAGCGCGGTTACAGCACCGCATTCTCTATTGGGGAATTTTAGGTGCATTGATTTTCCGTGCTGTTTTCGTGTTATTGGGCACCGGTTTATTCGCCGCCAGTCCTTGGGTCGGCTTTGCTTTTGCCGCCTTCGTTTTATGGAGCGGTTGGAAAATGTTAACCGCCCGCGGCAAGGACAATCCGGAAATCGAAGACTATACGCACCACTGGAGCATACGCTTAGCCGGTAAAGCCATGCCGATTTTCCCTAAATTGCTGCAAGAAAAATTTTTCGTTCGCCACGCCGAATTAAATGCCGAACAAATTTCCTCCGTCACACGTCAAGGGTTGCGTTACGCCACGCCGGCCTTTTTATGTCTAATCGCAATCGAAACCTCCGATCTCGCTTTCGCTTTCGATTCCGTACCGGCGGTTATTGCCGTCACGCAAGAGCCGCTATTGGTTTATGCGGCAATGATTTTTGCTATTTTGGGCTTGCGTAGCCTTTATTTTATTTTGGCGGCCTTAACGAAATATTTAGCGCACTTGGAAAAATCCGTGATCGCTCTATTATTTTTTATCGGCATCAAAATGGGCATTCAAGCTTGGAACCATGCCGTTTTTGATACAGGCATTCATATTTCCGCCAATGCAAGCTTATTTATCGTGCTAGGCGTGTTATTCATCGGCATTGTCGCGTCTTTTATTTTTCCGTCCAAAGCGACGCAATAA
- a CDS encoding ABC transporter substrate-binding protein, whose amino-acid sequence MTLKATLTLAATLFLAACDQSGSANKAAAPADNKTASNNTFVYCTAKAPLGFSPALVMEGTSYNASSQQVYNRLVEFKKGSTEIEPALAESWEISNDGLTYTFHLRKGVKFHSTKEFTPTRDFNADDVLFSFQRQLDPNHPYHNVSKGTYPYFNAMKFPELLKSVEKIDDNTVRITLNKKDATFLASLGMDFISIYSAEYADAMMKAGKPETVDNRPVGTGPFIFVDYKTDQAAQYVANENYWKGRTPLDRLVISIVPDATTRYAKLQAGTCDLILFPNVADLAKMKTDPKVQLLEQKGLNVAYIAFNTEKAPFDNVKVRQALNYAVDKKAIIDAVYQGAGTPAKNPLPPTIWSYNDDIQDYPYDPQKAKQLLAEAGYPNGFETDFWIQPVIRASNPNPKRMAELIMADWAKIGVKANPVTYEWADYQKRAKAGELTAGIFGWSGDNGDPDNFLSPLLASANAGNSNLARFKNAQFDALLDKAIGLTDKQARTELYKQAQVIVHEQAPWIPVAHSVGFAPLSPRVKGYVQSPFGYDAFYGVSVDGK is encoded by the coding sequence ATGACATTAAAAGCCACCTTAACGCTTGCCGCTACGCTATTTTTAGCCGCTTGCGATCAATCCGGCTCAGCAAACAAAGCGGCAGCTCCCGCGGACAATAAAACTGCATCAAATAATACTTTCGTTTACTGTACGGCTAAAGCGCCGTTAGGCTTCAGCCCGGCATTAGTGATGGAGGGCACGTCTTATAACGCCAGTTCACAACAGGTTTATAACCGTTTGGTGGAGTTTAAAAAAGGTTCGACGGAAATTGAGCCGGCCTTGGCGGAAAGCTGGGAAATCAGCAATGACGGTTTAACTTACACCTTTCATTTACGCAAAGGCGTGAAATTCCACAGCACTAAAGAATTTACCCCGACGCGCGATTTCAATGCGGATGATGTGCTGTTCTCCTTCCAACGTCAGCTTGATCCGAATCACCCGTATCACAACGTCTCCAAAGGCACTTATCCGTATTTCAACGCGATGAAATTTCCCGAGTTATTGAAATCCGTGGAAAAAATCGATGACAACACGGTTCGCATCACTTTAAACAAAAAAGATGCAACTTTCTTGGCAAGTTTGGGAATGGACTTTATTTCCATTTATTCAGCGGAATATGCCGATGCGATGATGAAAGCGGGCAAGCCTGAAACCGTTGACAATCGCCCGGTAGGTACCGGCCCGTTCATTTTCGTGGATTACAAAACCGATCAAGCGGCACAATATGTGGCGAACGAAAATTACTGGAAAGGCAGAACGCCGCTTGATCGCTTAGTGATCAGCATCGTACCGGACGCCACTACGCGTTACGCAAAATTACAAGCGGGTACCTGCGATTTGATTCTATTCCCGAATGTGGCGGACTTAGCCAAAATGAAAACGGATCCGAAAGTCCAACTTTTGGAACAAAAAGGCTTGAATGTAGCCTATATCGCATTCAATACAGAAAAAGCACCGTTTGATAATGTAAAAGTACGCCAAGCGTTAAACTACGCGGTGGATAAAAAAGCGATTATCGATGCCGTTTACCAAGGCGCCGGTACACCGGCGAAAAATCCGTTACCACCGACCATTTGGAGCTATAACGACGACATCCAAGATTATCCTTATGATCCGCAAAAAGCCAAACAACTGTTAGCCGAAGCGGGTTATCCGAACGGTTTTGAAACGGATTTCTGGATTCAACCGGTGATTCGCGCCTCCAATCCAAATCCGAAACGGATGGCGGAGTTGATAATGGCGGACTGGGCAAAAATCGGTGTGAAAGCCAATCCGGTCACCTATGAATGGGCGGATTACCAAAAACGCGCGAAAGCCGGCGAACTCACTGCGGGGATTTTCGGTTGGTCAGGCGATAACGGTGACCCGGATAACTTCTTATCCCCATTATTAGCGAGCGCTAACGCAGGCAACTCAAACTTGGCGCGTTTCAAAAACGCACAATTTGACGCCTTGTTAGACAAAGCCATCGGTTTAACCGACAAACAAGCGCGTACTGAGCTTTACAAGCAAGCGCAAGTGATCGTTCATGAGCAAGCGCCTTGGATTCCGGTGGCGCACTCCGTCGGCTTCGCGCCATTAAGCCCACGCGTGAAAGGTTACGTACAAAGTCCGTTCGGCTACGATGCCTTCTATGGTGTGAGCGTCGATGGGAAATAA